In Methylococcus geothermalis, one genomic interval encodes:
- the cheB gene encoding chemotaxis-specific protein-glutamate methyltransferase CheB codes for MRIAIVNGDLQAIETLRCVVEPVTGLEVCWTALDGKEAVARCAADRPDLILMAMHLPEMDGVEATRRIMGSTPCPVLVVTATIAGSFSRVYDAIAAGALDAVETPRRLEDGQAIAGADELLRKIGTVGALMAPPAQGVTPGKRAPRQPRPSDGGEVPVVAIGSSTGGPQALGVVLSGLPADFPAAVLVVQHLDARFASNLAQGLSRQTPLEVRLLERPERIRPATVFLPAREAHMVLDGRRRLRYVEARDQAHHCPSVDRLFESLAALPGLAGCGVLLTGMGRDGAAGLLAMRRAGLMTIAQDESTSVIWGMPGAAVRQEAAAAVLPLDRIAPAVVRHIRSLTEPGRMSLGAFDE; via the coding sequence TTGAGAATCGCGATCGTAAACGGCGACCTTCAGGCGATCGAAACCTTGCGTTGCGTGGTCGAACCGGTCACCGGCCTGGAGGTCTGCTGGACCGCCCTCGACGGGAAGGAAGCCGTGGCCCGCTGCGCCGCCGACAGACCGGACCTGATTCTCATGGCGATGCACCTGCCGGAGATGGACGGCGTCGAGGCCACGCGCCGCATCATGGGCAGCACCCCCTGCCCGGTCCTGGTGGTGACGGCGACGATCGCCGGTTCCTTCAGCCGGGTCTACGACGCCATCGCGGCCGGCGCGCTGGATGCGGTCGAGACGCCGCGACGGCTGGAGGACGGTCAGGCAATCGCCGGTGCAGACGAGCTATTGCGCAAGATCGGAACGGTGGGGGCGCTGATGGCTCCACCGGCACAAGGGGTAACGCCGGGAAAGCGGGCGCCTCGACAGCCGCGGCCGTCGGACGGCGGAGAGGTGCCGGTCGTGGCGATCGGGTCTTCCACCGGAGGTCCCCAGGCGCTCGGCGTCGTCCTGTCGGGGCTTCCTGCGGACTTTCCCGCCGCCGTGCTGGTGGTGCAGCATTTGGACGCGCGTTTCGCCAGCAACCTGGCGCAAGGGCTGTCGCGCCAGACGCCGCTGGAGGTCAGGCTGCTGGAACGGCCGGAGCGGATCAGGCCGGCCACCGTCTTTCTGCCGGCTCGCGAGGCGCACATGGTGCTGGACGGACGGAGGCGGCTCCGCTACGTCGAAGCGCGGGACCAGGCCCACCACTGCCCATCGGTGGACCGGCTGTTCGAAAGCCTTGCCGCGCTCCCCGGCCTGGCCGGCTGCGGGGTTTTGCTGACGGGGATGGGCAGGGACGGTGCGGCCGGGCTTCTCGCCATGCGCCGGGCGGGCCTGATGACCATTGCCCAGGACGAGAGCACCAGCGTCATCTGGGGTATGCCGGGGGCTGCGGTCAGGCAAGAGGCGGCCGCCGCCGTCTTGCCTCTGGATCGGATCGCGCCCGCCGTGGTGCGGCACATACGTTCGTTAACGGAACCGGGACGAATGTCCCTGGGAGCATTTGATGAGTGA